Proteins encoded together in one Bos javanicus breed banteng chromosome 6, ARS-OSU_banteng_1.0, whole genome shotgun sequence window:
- the SOWAHB gene encoding ankyrin repeat domain-containing protein SOWAHB: MARELSQEALLDFLCQAGGRVMNAALLSHFKSFLRDPDAPPSQQQRRRELFKGYVNSVAAVRQDPDGTKYVVLKRRYRDLVGEEEGLRRPRDPPAGAAPAGGAAPGSPLPARRGEHPPQPQPGRRIRREEAPAGAAAPVADAGCNGLPAGGAREAARGGGRPRGRSGHRAPVPAAAVAAAAQDRARCAAAETQGRCCWECLQNGLGGLPDPATASASAAEKLAQDDRGAPRPQWEGVSAEPPPGPATPRSPPATVEAAAPPAVLSSPSPAGDPPAPVTPGSVHYSTLQQQQQRTREWVARHPQVPETRDHGPVRAWSVLPDDFPRLPSEQGSWVQESESAPAEPPPPSQSLVFPTVSEVWPGDSQLAVFRSIRCQLSLQDLEDFVEQESHGSEESSSGPKESPGGSEDGLRLALVAPDGRRLRNPAGAPPKEARPTRSPQGLRNVGDAHTSQPVSTGADGPAGDPQPLSWPAPKLRRSLRRNSRAGRAKLSSSDEECLQEDLLKRSRRPPRSRKPSRVGAMSSPRVDAALTLEHADIKAAAAAERNHPHSWQVPGGDRLSALVPHRSSEHKSSLVPLDAREHEWIVKLASGSWIRVLSLFWEDPQLALHKDFLTGYTALHWIAKHGALRALQDLASSAQKAGVALDVNVKSSCGYTPLHLAAIHGHQGIIKLLVQRLASRVNIRDSSGKKPWQYLTSNTSGEIWQLLEAPRGKPIFPAYSLVRSSSPTRKVKSQEVSRHVTRKTSLAALLKSQHTKWKLANQYEKCPNLREREEDSA, encoded by the coding sequence ATGGCCCGGGAGCTGAGCCAGGAGGCCCTCCTGGACTTTCTCTGCCAGGCCGGGGGCCGGGTGATGAACGCCGCCTTGCTGAGCCACTTCAAGAGCTTCCTCCGCGACCCCGACGCGCCCCCCAGCCAGCAGCAGCGCCGCCGCGAGCTTTTCAAGGGTTACGTCAACTCGGTCGCCGCAGTGCGCCAGGACCCCGACGGCACCAAGTACGTGGTGCTCAAGAGGAGGTACCGGGACCTtgtaggggaggaggaggggctgcgGCGACCCCGCGACCCGCCCGCGGGCGCCGCCCCTGCAGGGGGAGCTGCGCCCGGCTCCCCGCTCCCCGCGCGCCGGGGGGAACACCCGCCGCAACCGCAGCCGGGGAGGCGGATCCGCCGTGAGGAGGCGCCAGCAGGTGCCGCAGCCCCGGTCGCAGACGCAGGTTGCAATGGACTCCCCGCGGGCGGCGCCCGGGAGGCGGCGCGGGGAGGCGGCAGGCCGAGGGGCCGCTCCGGACACCGGGCGCCGGTGCCCGCGGCCGCTGTGGCGGCGGCTGCTCAGGACCGAGCCAGGTGCGCGGCGGCAGAGACGCAGGGCCGCTGCTGCTGGGAATGCCTCCAGAACGGCCTGGGGGGGCTCCCGGACCCCGCCACCGCCAGCGCCAGCGCCGCGGAGAAGCTGGCCCAGGACGACCGCGGGGCTCCCAGGCCGCAGTGGGAAGGTGTTTCCGCGGAGCCCCCGCCAGGGCCTGCCACGCCCCGCTCGCCTCCTGCCACCGTCGAGGCTGCTGCACCGCCCGCTGTCTTGTCCAGTCCCAGTCCCGCAGGAGATCCTCCCGCGCCGGTGACCCCGGGCTCCGTGCACTACTCCactctgcagcagcagcagcagcgcactCGCGAGTGGGTAGCCAGACACCCCCAGGTACCCGAGACCCGGGACCACGGCCCAGTCCGAGCCTGGTCGGTGCTGCCAGACGACTTCCCTCGGCTGCCCTCGGAGCAGGGCTCCTGGGTCCAGGAATCTGAGTCAGCACCCGCGGAaccccctcctccttctcagTCTCTCGTCTTTCCCACTGTTTCGGAAGTCTGGCCCGGGGATTCTCAGCTGGCAGTCTTTCGCAGCATTCGTTGTCAGCTGTCCCTCCAGGATTTGGAGGACTTCGTGGAACAGGAGAGCCATGGCAGTGAGGAGAGCAGCAGCGGCCCCAAAGAGTCCCCTGGAGGTTCCGAAGACGGGCTGCGTCTGGCCCTGGTAGCCCCAGATGGGAGAAGACTCAGGAATCCAGCCGGGGCTCCTCCAAAGGAGGCCAGGCCCACTAGGAGCCCCCAGGGCCTCAGGAATGTAGGGGATGCTCACACCTCTCAGCCGGTCTCCACAGGAGCTGATGGTCCTGCAGGCGACCCCCAACCTTTATCCTGGCCAGCTCCCAAACTAAGGAGATCCCTAAGGAGGAACTCCAGGGCTGGGAGAGCCAAATTGTCCTCCTCTGATGAAGAGTGCCTTCAGGAGGATTTGCTGAAAAGGAGCCGGCGCCCACCCCGGTCCAGGAAACCCTCCAGAGTGGGAGCCATGTCCAGCCCAAGGGTGGATGCTGCATTGACACTAGAACATGCAGACATtaaagctgctgctgccgctgagCGGAATCATCCACACAGCTGGCAGGTCCCTGGAGGGGACAGGCTCTCGGCCTTGGTCCCCCACAGATCTTCGGAGCACAAGTCATCCCTTGTCCCCCTCGATGCCAGGGAGCATGAATGGATCGTGAAGCTGGCCAGTGGCTCTTGGATTCGGGTGTTGAGTTTGTTCTGGGAGGACCCCCAGCTGGCTTTGCACAAAGACTTCTTGACCGGGTACACTGCCTTGCACTGGATAGCCAAGCATGGTGCCCTCAGGGCCCTTCAGGACTTGGCCTCAAGTGCACAGAAAGCAGGGGTTGCTCTTGATGTCAATGTGAAGTCCAGCTGCGGGTACACCCCACTGCACCTTGCGGCCATTCACGGCCACCAGGGGATCATCAAATTGCTTGTGCAAAGGCTGGCATCTCGTGTAAACATCCGGGACAGCAGTGGGAAGAAGCCTTGGCAGTATCTGACCAGCAATACCTCTGGGGAAATATGGCAGCTACTGGAAGCCCCACGGGGCAAGCCCATTTTCCCCGCCTATTCGTTGGTTCGTAGCTCTTCCCCCACCAGGAAGGTCAAGAGCCAGGAAGTATCTCGACATGTCACCCGAAAGACTTCCTTAGCTGCACTCCTCAAAAGTCAGCACACCAAATGGAAGCTGGCCAACCAGTATGAGAAATGCCCCAAtctgagggaaagagaagaggacagTGCCTGA